The Cronobacter sakazakii genome has a window encoding:
- the yrfG gene encoding GMP/IMP nucleotidase produces MTIDIAWQDVDTVLLDMDGTLLDLAFDTFFWQKLVPETLSQQRGISLDDAHNHIRAEYHAVQHTLNWYCLDYWSERLGLDICAMTTEQGPRALIREDTVPFLDALKACGKRRILLTNAHPHNLAVKLEHTGLAQHLDLLLSTHTFGYPKEDQRLWQAVARHTGLDKSRTLFIDDSEPILDAAARFGIRYCLGVTNPDSGVADKNYQRHPALGDYRRLIPSLQTEES; encoded by the coding sequence ATGACTATTGATATCGCCTGGCAGGACGTTGATACCGTTCTGCTGGATATGGACGGCACGCTGCTGGATCTGGCGTTCGACACCTTCTTCTGGCAAAAGCTGGTGCCCGAAACGCTAAGCCAGCAGCGCGGCATCTCGCTGGATGACGCCCACAATCATATCCGCGCCGAATATCACGCCGTGCAGCATACGCTAAACTGGTACTGTCTGGATTACTGGAGCGAGCGCCTGGGGCTCGATATCTGTGCCATGACGACCGAGCAAGGGCCGCGCGCGTTGATACGTGAAGATACCGTGCCGTTTCTCGACGCGCTGAAAGCCTGCGGCAAGCGACGTATTTTGCTGACCAACGCGCATCCGCATAATCTGGCGGTCAAGCTTGAGCATACCGGGCTTGCTCAGCACCTTGATTTATTACTTTCCACCCACACATTTGGTTATCCAAAAGAGGATCAGCGGTTATGGCAGGCCGTTGCCCGGCACACCGGCCTTGATAAGTCGCGCACGCTGTTTATTGACGACAGCGAGCCGATTCTCGATGCCGCCGCGCGGTTTGGTATTCGCTACTGCCTTGGCGTCACCAATCCCGATTCAGGCGTTGCGGATAAAAACTATCAGCGCCACCCGGCGCTTGGCGATTACCGGCGTCTGATCCCCTCGCTGCAAACCGAGGAGTCGTGA
- the hslR gene encoding ribosome-associated heat shock protein Hsp15, whose protein sequence is MKEKSTEGVRLDKWLWAARFYKTRTLAREMIEGGKVHYNGQRTRPSKIIEPNAVLTLRQGNDERTLVVKGITDQRRPASEAVLLYEETAESIEKREKLALARKLNALSMPHPDRRPDKKERRDLIKFKFGDSE, encoded by the coding sequence ATGAAAGAGAAATCCACCGAAGGGGTTCGCCTGGACAAATGGCTCTGGGCGGCGCGCTTCTATAAAACCCGCACGCTGGCCCGCGAGATGATCGAAGGCGGCAAGGTGCACTACAACGGGCAACGGACCAGACCGAGTAAAATTATCGAACCGAACGCGGTGTTAACGCTGCGTCAGGGAAACGATGAACGCACGCTGGTGGTAAAAGGCATTACCGATCAGCGACGACCGGCAAGCGAGGCGGTACTGCTGTACGAAGAGACGGCAGAAAGTATCGAAAAGCGCGAAAAACTCGCGCTGGCGCGTAAACTCAACGCCCTTTCCATGCCGCATCCGGATCGCCGCCCGGATAAAAAAGAGCGCCGCGATCTGATCAAATTTAAATTTGGCGACAGCGAATAA
- a CDS encoding intracellular growth attenuator family protein, whose protein sequence is MSTLLILVAAMLACIVIAGWWIKRKIRPRHPRLPAQVFAGATTRKLSSEERSAIESYLETLSRFQDSPTPTGAIKPPVRLTLTPQSSTVYCIRRAITRYGLSSDDPNKWRYYLDSVEVHLPPFCEQYITDDNSVELIRTATLPLVISLNGHSIQEHVHEARGYVLEGPASGLASIRGEESEQIELLNIRQETQEEHALGRPDGLREALLICAAFVLFFFCLVTPPMMLPWLAGGAILLLGAGLWGLYAPPAKTALREIHCLRGTPKRWGLFGETNQEQLNNISLGIIDLIYPPHWQPFIAHDLGQKTDIDIYMDRHVVRQGRFLSLHDEVKHFPLQHWLRSAVIGAGALLVLLLLTIWVPLDMPFKLTISWLKGAQTVEATSVAKLEEAGLRVGDTLRINGTGMCNIHLPGRYTTRQNYPFMPFDCSQILWNNASPLPLPESDTVTKATALAEAVNRQLHPQEGDTKINPQLASAIQKSGMVLLDDFAEIVLKTEALCTGEEECVRLKNALVNLGNTKDWPSLVKRASEGKLDGINVLLRPVSAESLDNLVIASTAPFFVRETSRAAQSLNSPPPGGFMIISDEGKDMVNQPLPPTSLYDLPPQEQWKEFQRLAGMLMQTPFHAEGVVTSLRTDANGTQHVTLSSIPDSAGLWRYFGTTLLMLVMLICALYNGVVALRRWQRSRTRIEEIQRYYENCFNPQLVPSADIRPLF, encoded by the coding sequence ATGAGCACCTTGTTGATTTTAGTCGCTGCTATGCTGGCCTGCATCGTCATTGCAGGCTGGTGGATAAAGCGCAAAATTCGCCCCCGTCATCCTCGTTTACCCGCCCAGGTTTTTGCTGGTGCCACTACCCGTAAACTCAGCAGTGAAGAGCGTAGCGCCATCGAAAGCTATCTGGAAACGCTCTCGCGTTTTCAGGATTCGCCGACGCCGACCGGCGCCATTAAGCCGCCAGTCCGGTTAACGCTGACGCCGCAAAGCAGCACCGTCTATTGCATCCGTCGGGCTATTACCCGCTACGGCCTCTCGTCTGACGATCCGAACAAATGGCGTTACTATCTGGACTCGGTAGAAGTGCATCTGCCGCCCTTCTGCGAGCAATACATCACTGATGATAATAGCGTCGAGCTTATCCGCACCGCGACGCTGCCGCTGGTTATCTCTCTGAATGGCCATTCTATTCAGGAACATGTGCATGAAGCCCGCGGCTACGTGCTGGAAGGCCCGGCATCCGGCCTGGCGTCCATTCGCGGCGAAGAGAGCGAACAGATTGAGCTGCTGAATATCCGGCAGGAGACGCAGGAGGAGCATGCGCTCGGGCGTCCGGATGGACTGCGCGAGGCGCTGCTGATCTGCGCCGCGTTTGTGCTCTTTTTCTTCTGCCTCGTCACGCCGCCGATGATGCTGCCCTGGCTTGCAGGCGGCGCGATTCTGCTGCTGGGCGCGGGCCTGTGGGGGCTGTATGCGCCGCCGGCGAAAACAGCGCTGCGCGAAATCCATTGTCTGCGCGGCACGCCGAAACGCTGGGGGCTGTTTGGCGAAACCAACCAGGAACAGCTTAATAATATTTCGCTCGGCATTATCGACCTGATCTATCCGCCGCACTGGCAGCCATTTATCGCGCATGATTTAGGCCAGAAAACGGATATCGATATCTATATGGACAGGCATGTGGTGCGCCAGGGCCGTTTTCTGTCGCTGCATGACGAAGTAAAACATTTCCCGCTTCAGCACTGGCTGCGCAGCGCAGTGATCGGCGCAGGCGCGCTGCTGGTATTGCTGCTGCTGACTATCTGGGTGCCGCTCGATATGCCGTTTAAGCTGACTATCTCCTGGCTTAAAGGCGCACAAACGGTCGAAGCGACCAGCGTGGCGAAGCTTGAAGAAGCTGGCCTGCGCGTTGGTGATACGCTGCGGATTAACGGCACAGGCATGTGCAATATTCATCTGCCGGGGCGCTATACCACCCGCCAGAATTACCCGTTTATGCCGTTCGACTGCTCGCAAATTCTCTGGAATAACGCAAGCCCGCTGCCTCTGCCGGAATCCGACACGGTGACCAAAGCCACGGCGCTGGCAGAAGCAGTAAACCGCCAGCTGCATCCGCAGGAAGGCGACACCAAAATCAACCCGCAGCTGGCGTCGGCGATTCAGAAATCGGGCATGGTGCTGCTGGATGATTTCGCGGAGATCGTGCTGAAAACCGAAGCGCTGTGTACCGGCGAAGAAGAGTGCGTCAGGCTGAAAAACGCGCTGGTGAACCTTGGCAACACCAAAGACTGGCCGTCGCTCGTAAAACGCGCCAGCGAAGGCAAGCTCGACGGCATTAACGTCCTGCTGCGCCCGGTCAGCGCTGAATCGCTCGATAATCTGGTGATTGCTTCCACCGCGCCGTTCTTCGTACGTGAAACCAGCCGCGCCGCGCAGTCGCTCAACAGCCCGCCACCGGGCGGCTTTATGATTATCAGCGATGAAGGCAAAGATATGGTGAACCAGCCACTGCCGCCGACGTCGCTGTATGATTTGCCGCCGCAGGAGCAGTGGAAAGAGTTCCAGCGGCTGGCGGGTATGCTGATGCAGACGCCATTCCATGCGGAAGGCGTCGTTACCAGCCTGCGCACCGACGCCAACGGCACCCAGCATGTGACGCTCAGCAGTATCCCTGACAGCGCCGGGCTGTGGCGCTATTTCGGCACCACACTCCTGATGCTGGTGATGCTCATCTGTGCGCTGTATAACGGCGTCGTCGCGCTGCGCCGCTGGCAGCGCAGCCGCACCCGTATCGAAGAAATTCAGCGCTACTACGAAAACTGCTTCAACCCGCAACTGGTCCCTTCCGCGGATATTCGCCCCCTGTTCTGA
- the nudE gene encoding ADP compounds hydrolase NudE, whose protein sequence is MNKPLQKPTILNIETVARSRLFSVEQVSLAFSNGEQRVYERMRPSEREAVMIVPIIDDHLILIREYAVGTESYELGFSKGLIDPGENIYEAANRELKEEVGFGANQLTFLKKLTMAPSYFSSKMNILVAEDLYPETLQGDEPEPLIQERWPLAHMMDLLEDPDFSEARNVSALFLVREWLKMHGRL, encoded by the coding sequence ATGAATAAACCTCTGCAAAAACCCACTATTTTAAATATTGAAACGGTCGCCCGTTCGCGTCTTTTCAGCGTTGAGCAGGTAAGCCTCGCCTTCAGCAATGGCGAGCAGCGCGTTTATGAGCGTATGCGTCCTTCGGAGCGCGAGGCGGTGATGATCGTGCCCATTATTGACGATCATCTGATCTTAATCCGTGAATATGCTGTCGGCACCGAATCCTACGAGCTGGGCTTTTCCAAAGGGCTTATCGATCCGGGTGAAAATATTTACGAAGCGGCCAACCGTGAATTAAAAGAGGAAGTCGGCTTTGGCGCGAATCAACTGACGTTCCTGAAAAAACTCACTATGGCGCCGTCTTATTTCTCCAGCAAAATGAATATTCTGGTGGCGGAAGATCTCTATCCGGAAACGCTGCAGGGCGACGAGCCGGAGCCGCTGATTCAGGAGCGCTGGCCGCTCGCGCATATGATGGATCTGCTGGAAGATCCGGATTTCAGCGAGGCCCGCAATGTCAGCGCGCTGTTCCTGGTGCGCGAATGGCTGAAGATGCACGGCAGGCTGTAA
- the hslO gene encoding Hsp33 family molecular chaperone HslO has protein sequence MAQHDQLHRYLFENYAVRGELVTVSETWKQILENHDYPMPVKTLLGELLVATSLLTATLKFAGDITVQLQGDGPMTLAVINGNNRQQMRGVARVQGDVPADASLKTLVGNGYLVITITPEEGERYQGVVGLEGDTLAACLEDYFMRSEQLPTRLFIRTGEAQGQPAAGGMLLQVLPAQDAQTDDFNHLATLTETIKADELFTLPANDVLWRLYHEEEVTVYDPQAVEFKCTCSRERCADALRTLPDEEVAQILEEDGEVDMHCDYCGTHYVFDAMDIAGIRKNASPADPQVH, from the coding sequence ATGGCTCAACACGACCAACTACACCGCTATCTTTTTGAAAATTATGCCGTGCGCGGCGAACTGGTGACGGTTTCAGAAACCTGGAAACAGATCCTTGAAAACCATGACTATCCGATGCCGGTTAAAACCTTGCTCGGCGAGCTGCTGGTCGCCACCAGCCTGCTGACCGCGACGCTGAAATTCGCGGGCGATATCACCGTTCAGTTACAGGGCGACGGCCCGATGACGCTTGCCGTGATTAACGGCAACAACCGCCAGCAGATGCGCGGCGTCGCGCGCGTACAGGGCGATGTTCCGGCGGATGCCAGTCTGAAAACGCTGGTGGGCAATGGCTATCTGGTCATCACCATTACGCCGGAAGAAGGCGAGCGCTATCAGGGTGTCGTCGGTCTGGAAGGCGATACGCTGGCCGCGTGTCTGGAAGATTACTTCATGCGCTCCGAACAGCTGCCGACCCGTCTGTTTATCCGCACCGGTGAAGCGCAGGGCCAGCCTGCCGCAGGCGGCATGCTGTTGCAGGTGCTGCCGGCGCAGGACGCCCAGACGGATGATTTCAACCATCTGGCGACGCTGACCGAAACCATCAAGGCGGACGAGCTGTTCACGCTGCCTGCCAACGATGTGCTGTGGCGTCTCTACCACGAAGAAGAAGTGACCGTTTACGATCCGCAGGCGGTGGAGTTCAAATGCACCTGCTCGCGCGAGCGCTGCGCCGATGCGCTGCGCACGCTGCCGGATGAAGAAGTCGCCCAGATTCTGGAAGAAGACGGCGAAGTGGATATGCACTGCGATTACTGCGGCACCCACTATGTTTTCGACGCGATGGATATCGCCGGGATCCGTAAAAACGCCTCCCCGGCCGATCCGCAGGTACACTAA